In Denitratisoma sp. DHT3, one DNA window encodes the following:
- a CDS encoding VF530 family DNA-binding protein, whose protein sequence is MTETQPNNPLHGVTLATVLNELVACYGWDGLARRIDIRCFSHEPSIASSLKFLRRTPWARTQVESLYIDMVRQGPRQPRSR, encoded by the coding sequence ATGACAGAAACACAGCCTAACAATCCCCTCCATGGCGTCACCCTGGCGACGGTCCTGAACGAACTGGTGGCATGTTACGGCTGGGACGGTCTGGCGCGTCGGATCGATATCCGCTGTTTCAGCCACGAACCCAGCATCGCCTCGAGCCTCAAGTTCCTGCGCCGTACTCCCTGGGCGCGGACGCAGGTGGAGTCGCTATATATCGATATGGTGCGGCAGGGGCCGAGGCAACCA